The nucleotide window GCCGTGAAATAATACGCACCTGGGGAGCGGCAGGGGCCTGCCCGCCATCAGCCCTGGAGGCGCGGCGGGGCGCGCCATCGGCGTCATCGGTATTGTCGGAATCTTTCCAGGCTTCCGCGCGGGCTTCGGGGGCACGCTGGGGCAGGGTGGGCGCGGACGAGCCCTCAGGCATGGCGGAAGCGTCGGGGCGCGCCACGCGAGCGGCCTTGGCCGCCTTTTCAGCCTCGTTCTTTTCGTGAGCCTTTGCAGCAGCCTTTTCCTGAGCCTTTACTTCTGCTTCATCAGCGGCACGGGCGGCAAGCGCAGCGGCCACGGGTGAAACTTCAGGAGCCGTGGGCTTCTTTTCCACCACAACAGGTTCGGGCTTCTTTTCTTCTTCGCCGGGGCGGCTGATGACGCGGGCCGCAGAAACGACCCTGGCCTTGGTGGCCTTGGGCGCATCGGCGGTCTCGGCCTTTGCGGCCACAGGCTCGGCTTTTTCCGGAGCTTTGCGGGGGCTGGCGGCCGGGGCTTCGGCCTTGGGCGCAGGTGCGGCTTCGACCACAGCGGGGCTTTCGACTTCCACAGGCTTTTCCACGGCTTCGGGGGCGCTCACTTCCGTAACTGCGGAAGCGGTTTCCGCGGCTTCAGGAGCATCGGCCTTGTCAGCATCCTTACGACGGCGACGCACGATGACGTTGGGGTGAGAGCCGGAACGCTCGGCATCCGCCTGTTTTTGTTCGGCAAAATGTTCGCGCACGCGTGCCGCCTCCTCAGTGCTCAGAGAACCTGCTATGGTTTTGGCGGACGTGCCCAGCTCGCGCATCACGCGCAGCATATCCTTTTGGGGCACGGCCGGAAATTCCTTGGCAAATTCCTTGGCAAATTCCGATACTTTAATTTTTTCTTCAGACATGTTTCCCCCCCTTGCGCCGTGTTCCGGGCCTGAACTTGGCGAACCTCGCCGCGCATACGGCATCGGAACAGAGATACCAGCCCCTGCCAGGTCTGGTCTTATTAGCGTCAATAGTCAAAATTCCCTGGGCGGTCAGCACATGGCGGGTCAACTGGGCCTTGGCGAAGCGTCGGCGGCATATGATGCACATGCGTACCGGCCCCTGCACGGTTTCAGCCGTGTTCTGCCCATCCACCATGTCGGCGCCCCTAAGCCTGCGTATCCTCGTAGGCATTGCCGTCAGCCGTGTCCTGGCCGGAGGTCTCATCAGCGGAATGCACCTTGCCCAATTCAACGGCAGAAGATTCGGGCGTGCTTTCCACCACCGGAGCCAGGAAGTTGATGGCCGAACGCAGGTCGGCAATACGGGACGCGCTGATGGTCAGCTTGTCTGAAAGTTCCTGGTCCGTGGCCTGGCGCAGCTTGTCAAGCGAGCTGAATCCCGCGTCAAGCAGAGCCTCGATGGATACTTCGGCCACACTGGCCACCTGCTCGAGGCCGTGCCCGATGGCATTGGCCTCGTTGTAGCGGGTCTCGGTAAATATATCGACTTTCCAGCCCAGAAGTCTGGCGGCCAGTTTGACGTTCTGCCCCTTGCGCCCGATGGCGTTGGTGAGCTGATCGTCCGGCACGATGACTTCGAGCAGGTTTTCTTCTTCATCCACCACAATGCGCGATACCAGGGCCGGGGCCAGGGCATTGCGGGCGTAGGTGGCTATGTCGGCGCTCCAGACAACGATGTCTATGCGTTCGCCGTGCAGTTCCTGCACGATGTTCTGGATGCGCGAACCGCGCACGCCAACGCAGGCGCCGACCGGGTCGACGTCACGCTCGCGTGAGAGCACCGCCACCTTGGCGCGGGAGCCGGGGTCACGGGCCACGCCCATGATCTGCACGACGCCGTCGTCCACTTCGGGCACCTCACGGCGGAAGAGGGCGGCCATATAGTCGCGGTGCGAGCGTGAAATGACCACCTGCGGGCCGCGACCCTCCTGGCGAACCTCGATAATGAGGGCCTGCACGCGGTCGCCGCGCTTGTAGTGCTCACGCGGGATCTGTTCTTCGCGCGGCAAAATGGCTTCGGTGCGGCCCAGGTTGACCACCCAGCCGCCCTTGTCGCGGCGCTGCACGATGCCCGAAACGATTTCGCCCAGGCGATCCTTGTATTCGCTGTAAATGATTTCCTGCTCAGCGTCGCGCATGCGCTGGATGATGACCTGCTTGGCGGACTGGGCCGCGATGCGCCCCAGGTCTTCCACCTTGACGCGGAAGCCCATTTCGTCATCAACCTGAACGGAAGGATCGTGGGCAAGGGCTTCGGTCAGTTCAATCTGCGTGTCCGGATTGGCCACATCGCCATCGGCCATCACGATTTTGAACTGGTAGACCTCAATATCGCCCGTTTCGTCATTGTAGGACACTTCCACGTCCATATCTTCGCTGAAGCGGCGCAGCACGGAGGTGCGCACCGCGTCTTCAAGCGTGTCAATGAGCATGTTGCGGTCAAGGCCCTTGTCCTTACTGATCTGGTCAATGGCCTTTTTGAGTTCAAGATTCATGAGTGCCTCCGGCTGCCGCCCTGGGCGGCGTAAAATCGCTTGTTCCGGCAACGGCGCATGGGCCGCCCGTGCTGCCGCGCAGCGCGGCTTTCGGGCCTGCCTCAGCTGGCCGTATGATCGTTATCGGCAACAGTGTTGCCCTTCTTTTTGCCTGAAGCGGCCTTTTTTTTGGCCGTCTGACCGCCCTTGCCCGCAGGGGCATCTTTGCCCTGGGGTTTTTTGCCAGGTTTTTTGCCCGGCTTTTGCGGCGGCCTGAAAATATACATGCGGGTGGCCCGGCGCACAGAGCTCCAGGGAAGAAACACGGGAGGATGGTTTTCGTCCTCCACGTCGCCTTCGGGGCTGATGGCAACGGGCGCAAGCACAAAGCCCTCATCTTCCACCGCCGTAAGCGTGCCGCGCCAGATGCGGCGCGGGCCGCCGTGGGCCGCCGGGTCAGTGGAAGCCACGGGGGTGTGCAGCCGTGCCTCAACCACGTCGCCCACATAGCGGGTCATCTGATCAAGGCTGAAAAACAAGCGGCTCAGGCCCGGCGTGGAAACTTCCAGCACATAGGCGTCAGGGATGCTGTCTTCCACTTCCAGCGCAAGCGCCAGATGGCGCGAAATTTCTTCGCACTGCTCAATGGTGGCTGACGTGGGGGCGGCTGGAGCGGGAGTGTCGGAAGATTCGTCAGGGCTATGGTCTGAGGGCGCGAAGCCGTCGCTGATGCCAGCGGCGGATGAAACGGCCGTGACGCCAGGGGCTGCCTGGTGTTCGTCGGCCTGGGGCGCTGTAGGCACATCCACAAAGAGCCGCACAAGGGTGCGCCCGGCCCGGGCTATCTCCACCCCCCAGACAAGGAGTCCGAGGGAGTGAACCACGGGTTGGGCCAGACGTATGACGGTTTCTCTCAGGGTTTGATCAGTCATTCTTTCCTTTTGTGCGGGGCATGGACCGTCGCAGGGACAAAAAAAAGGGGGCCTATTCAGGCCACCCCGCTGGAACTGCGTTCCGCATCAGGATGTAGTGGTGGCAGGTACTGTCATCCACTTTGAATGCATCCAACTAGCTTACCATATGGAACTTGTCAAGGCTTTCGCGCCAAAAAGAAAAACTTGTGTTTTGCCCAAAAATAAAGAAAATTGAAAAAATACCGTTACAACAGAAAGATAGGAAGCTTTCGCAAAAAAAAGCGCGCCGAAATGTCGGTCGAGCGCCATGGTAGACAGTGTCGTTACGAGCGCCTTTTCAGGCCTCTCTCCGTCGAACTTCGCCTTTTATTCCGGTCGAGTACCATCAGAGTACACTCCCTACATAAAAGGCTGGTTCTCCTTGATATGACTGAAAATTCATCTCGTGACTACACTGTCTAGTCCATTATGCGAAATCAAGAAATCTGTTATAGTAGTGCTATTCACAGTCTCATCCGTAAGAAATAGCATATCTGTTCAAAAAACCGCACACAAAATCTCTTCACGCATATAATTGGGCAGTTTTTATAGCAAGACTCCCTTTTTAGTGAATAGTTATCGTACCTTTTTACTTGGGGAGGGCGTATGTCGCTGCATCAGAAAATCTGGGGCCTGGGCCTGTTGACCCTGGCCGTAGCCATGGGAATTGTCTGGGCTATGGGCCTTGCGACCGGCGCGGCGACAACCCCCCTGTGGGGAGCTGCGGTTGGCGGGGGTGGCGTACTGCTTGTCATGGGGCTGGGAGCGCGGCTGATCTACGGCGGGGTGTTCAGGGCTTTGACCCTGTGCCTGCGAAATGGCTGCGAACCGGGGCCATCGGGCCAGTCTTCATGCACCACTTCGTCAAGGGCCCCTGCAGATCTGAAGGAACTGTATGCGGCGGCTGAGGAACTTGCCGACAAGGCATGCCATGCCAGTGGCGTACTGCACGGCATACTCGGCGGCATGCCCCTGGCCTACCTGCTGGTGGACGTTGATGAGCGCGCAACCCACACCAACCAGGAATGCCTGGATATGCTTGAGATCGACGGGCCAGTGGGAGCCTGCCTTGGCAAGACCCTGGCCGAGCTTTTTTACAATGATCCCGGTCGTGAGACCGCCGTTGGCAAGAGCATCCGGCATGGCCAGAACTTTCGCAATCTTTCCGTAACGATAACAGGGCACAAGGGCAGGCGCATCGACGTGCTGGCCAATGTGTTTCCCGTGTATGACGAGCACCAGACCTGCCTTGGCGGTCTGTGCCTTTATGTGGACATGACGGCCCTCAAAAAAGCCGAGCAGGTCATCACCGAAAAGAACCAGCGCATGGAAGCGGCGGCGCTGGAGCTTGAAAGAGCCGTGCAGGAGCTTGCCGCCATTGCCGAAGGCCTGGTGGCGGGCATAGGCCGCTCGAACAAGGACACGAACCGTGCTTCGCGGCTGCTGAGCGAGGTCGCCACGGCCATGAATGAAATGACCGCCACGGTACGCGAGGTGGCGCAAAACGCGGCCAACGCTTCAGTGGCCTCAACGCAGACGCGGGACAAGGCCCACGAGGGCGCTACTGTGGTGCGTAACGCCACGCAGAGTATTGAAGAGGTGCATGAGGTTTCAATGGCGCTCAAGAGCGACATGGTTCTTTTGAACAACCACGCCAGGGCCATTTCAGAAATTATGAATGTCATTTCAGATATAGCAGACCAGACCAACCTGCTGGCCCTCAATGCCGCCATTGAAGCCGCCCGCGCTGGCGATGCCGGGCGCGGTTTTGCGGTGGTAGCGGACGAAGTGCGAAAACTTGCTGAAAAAACAGTAACTTCAACAAACAATGTGGGCAACGCCATCAATGCCATTCAGCAAAGCACCTCAAAGAGCATGGCCTCAATGGACAATGCCGTGACCCATGTTGAGCAGGCCACGGGTTTCGCCGGCGAGTCCGGCCAGGCGCTTGAGGCCATTGTGGGCACGGTGGAAGACACCACGGGCAGGATCAGCGCCATTGCCGCAGCCAGCGAGGAGCAGTCCGTGACCAGTGAGCAGATCAACCGCTCCATCGTCGAGGCCAATGACGTCATGGTGGGCACTGCCAGATCAATGGAAGCGGTGCGGCAGGAAACGGACAAGCTGGTGGCGCTCACGCAGCGGCTGGCGGGTCTGACCGGACGGCTGAAAGAATAGCCCGCGCGGCAGGATTTTTACTGACATGGATACGCATGAAGGCCGGGAATATTCCCGGCCTTCACTGATTTTTGCTGCCTGCTCATAATGTCGCGTGGATAAAGGTTGCGGTGGCGCGCGGCGCTCTCGTGCAGTGATGGAGCATTTACACTTTTTAAGGTTACACTGTTCTAAAACATACCAAGAAAGCACTGATTAGAGAGCTTCTTGGAAACGCGCAGTTGTTTCGTTTGGCAAGGCGCGCCCTTTTTTTGAAGCAGGAGTGGACTCTTTCGTCCTCGACTGTTTCAAAAAAAGTGAAGCAACGCCGCCAAGCGGAATAAATCAGCGTTTCCATAAGAGTTTTAGGGGGTGGGGGTGTGGGGGAGGAGACCCTTTTGCAAAAGGGTCCCTCCCCCACAAAACTTTTCACAGAGCCCTTCACAGAGCCTTTCAAAGCCCTCTCGCGCTAGTGTCCATTCTGCGTCAGGTGCTGCAACACGGCCATCTGGTCGGTTTCGCTTTCCATCATGTCCGGGCTTGGGGAAGCAGCGGCAGGGGCGGCCTGAGCTTCCGCGCTTTGCGGCTGCGGGCTTGTGCTTTCGGCCTGCGCCTCGGTCGGCTGCTCGGGGGATGCCGCCATGGTGTCGTGCGCCGCAGCGTCGGCGGCGGAGGCCAAAGCTCCGGGGCTTTGCGTTTCCACCGGGAAGAGGCTGTCGTCCTGCGCGGCTGGGGGCTGTGCGCTGTTTGCACTGTCAGTTCCTTGCGCGGCGGGGTGCAGGGCGTCTTCAAGGTCAATGATCAGGGGGCCGGTTTGGTCGTGCATGAAACTGTCGGCCAGTTCTTCATCCAGCGTGTCGGCGTGCACGGCGGGGGCGCTGGTTGCGGCATGCTCCGTTTCTGCATTGCCCGTGCCCGTGTGGCTCACATCTGCATGCGTGACGTCTGTTTGGCTGGCGTTCGCTGCATCTGCGCTGGCCGCTTCCGCGTGTGTAGAGTCCGCACCCGTAAGCGCCGTATCCTTGTGTGTAGCATCCGCGTGCGTTTGTTCCTGGGCGCTGCTTTCTCCTGTGGCGGTTGTGTGATTGTCAGCGGAGGCTTGTTCCGCTGTTTCCGGCGTGGCTGCGGCAGCGTCGCTCTGGGTGTTTTCGTGTCCGGTTTGCGTGCTGCTGTCGGCCACTGGCACGCTCGTACCCGTGTCGGCGTAGGGATCGGCATGGGGGGCAGCTTCCTGACTGTTCTGGGCAGTGGCGTTGTGGTCTTCCGTGGTTGCCTGGAGCTGCTCATGGCTGGCGGAAGCGTTCACTTCGTCGGGGACAAAGAAGAGGCGCATGGCGCTCGCGCCCTGCATGAGGGGAGCCTCGCCTGAGCCGTGGATGGTCACGGTTACAGTGCTCTGGGCTGAACCGCCATGCCCGTCAACCACGGTGACGGTAAAGGTCTCGTCAAGCGTGTCGCCGTTGTTCAGGGCTTTTACGACGGCGGAGTCCTTGTTCAGCACATAGGTGTATGATCCGTTGGGGTTGAGAAAGAAGGTGCCGTACTGGCCTTCAGTGGTCTGGGGCACAGCCCTTGGCGTGTCCGACCTGTCCGGGTCAGCCATGACAAGCTGGCCGTACATGGCGGCAACGTCGTCTTCTGAAACGGAAAGCTGGGATGGCTGGACTGTCGGCGCGTCATTGGAACCGACGATGGTGATGGTCAGCGGTGTGACCACGGACTTCAAGCCGGACGTGACCTTTACCATAAAAACGTCTGTGGAGGTTTCGCCTTCACCGAGTTTTTGGCTTTCACTTATGCCTTGAGCCGAGAGGTTGTAGGTATATGTGCCGTTGCTGTTGAGGGTCAGCGTGCCGTACTGGCCGTTGGGGCTGCTTTGCAGTGAGAAGGTGGCATTGGAGAATTCGGGAATCAGCAGGTTGCCCAACAGGCTTGTGGCGCCGTCAAGTATTGTGGTGAGGCTGATGCTCCCCAGCAGGCCGCCAGTAATGACGATGTCAATGGTGTTGGTGGCCGATGCGCCGTGTTCGTCTACAACCGTGTATGAGAATCTGTCTGTGAGCTTGGCTCCCAGTGTAAGCAACACCACAGACAACAGCCCCGTGTTGAGGTCGTAGACATAGGAGCCGTCAGCATTCAGCGAAAATGTGCCGTAATCGCCATGCACATGTGGCCGCGGTATAAAGGTCACATTGTCGCTGATGATATTGTCGAGCGTGTTGTCCGGATCCGTGGGGGTGGGCAGTTTGCCGTAGAGTTTGTCCGTTGCATTGTTCATGCTTACCGTGGCGGAACCAACCGAAGGCGCGTCATTGGTGCCGTTGATGGTGAAGGAAATCGTGCGCGCGGTGATGCCGCCGTGGCCGTCATTGGCTGCCACGGTAAACGTTTCCACAAGCTGTTCGCCATGCCCCAGGCCCTGCACGGCAGGCAGGCTGTTGTTGAGCGTATAGACGTATGCGCCGTTGCTGTTGAGCACAAAGCTGCCGTACAAGCCTGCCATGTTTTGTGCCTGGAACACGGCGGTGTCGCCCAAATCCGCATCCGCCACCGTAAGCGTGCCGGCGGACGTCAGGATGTTGTCTTCCTTGAGGGGCGTTGTGACAATGGGCGCAATGACGGGATTGTCGTTGGTTCCGTTGATGGTAATGGTCATGGTGCTGGAGGCTGCAGCGCCGTGCTGATCCTTGACCGTATAGGTAAAGGTTTCGGTGAGATGCTGTCCCTCGCCAAGCTGCTGGACGACCGGCAGGGCATTGTTGAGCGTGTAGGTGTAGGTGCCGTTGGCCTGCAGGGTGAAGTTGCCGTAGAGCCCCTGAGTGGAGGCCTGGGACAGGAAGCTGACCGTGTCGCCCGTGTCCACGTCTGTGGGGGCAGGCAGGGTGCCGCTGATGCTGGCATCATCTTCATTGATGCTGGCCACGGCGGCGCTGACCTGTGGGGCGTCATTGGTTCCGTTGATGGTGATGGTGATGGTATTGGACGCGGTAGCGCCGTGCTGATCCTTGACCGTATAGGC belongs to Desulfovibrio sp. and includes:
- the rimP gene encoding ribosome maturation factor RimP, coding for MTDQTLRETVIRLAQPVVHSLGLLVWGVEIARAGRTLVRLFVDVPTAPQADEHQAAPGVTAVSSAAGISDGFAPSDHSPDESSDTPAPAAPTSATIEQCEEISRHLALALEVEDSIPDAYVLEVSTPGLSRLFFSLDQMTRYVGDVVEARLHTPVASTDPAAHGGPRRIWRGTLTAVEDEGFVLAPVAISPEGDVEDENHPPVFLPWSSVRRATRMYIFRPPQKPGKKPGKKPQGKDAPAGKGGQTAKKKAASGKKKGNTVADNDHTAS
- a CDS encoding methyl-accepting chemotaxis protein — translated: MSLHQKIWGLGLLTLAVAMGIVWAMGLATGAATTPLWGAAVGGGGVLLVMGLGARLIYGGVFRALTLCLRNGCEPGPSGQSSCTTSSRAPADLKELYAAAEELADKACHASGVLHGILGGMPLAYLLVDVDERATHTNQECLDMLEIDGPVGACLGKTLAELFYNDPGRETAVGKSIRHGQNFRNLSVTITGHKGRRIDVLANVFPVYDEHQTCLGGLCLYVDMTALKKAEQVITEKNQRMEAAALELERAVQELAAIAEGLVAGIGRSNKDTNRASRLLSEVATAMNEMTATVREVAQNAANASVASTQTRDKAHEGATVVRNATQSIEEVHEVSMALKSDMVLLNNHARAISEIMNVISDIADQTNLLALNAAIEAARAGDAGRGFAVVADEVRKLAEKTVTSTNNVGNAINAIQQSTSKSMASMDNAVTHVEQATGFAGESGQALEAIVGTVEDTTGRISAIAAASEEQSVTSEQINRSIVEANDVMVGTARSMEAVRQETDKLVALTQRLAGLTGRLKE
- the nusA gene encoding transcription termination factor NusA, whose translation is MNLELKKAIDQISKDKGLDRNMLIDTLEDAVRTSVLRRFSEDMDVEVSYNDETGDIEVYQFKIVMADGDVANPDTQIELTEALAHDPSVQVDDEMGFRVKVEDLGRIAAQSAKQVIIQRMRDAEQEIIYSEYKDRLGEIVSGIVQRRDKGGWVVNLGRTEAILPREEQIPREHYKRGDRVQALIIEVRQEGRGPQVVISRSHRDYMAALFRREVPEVDDGVVQIMGVARDPGSRAKVAVLSRERDVDPVGACVGVRGSRIQNIVQELHGERIDIVVWSADIATYARNALAPALVSRIVVDEEENLLEVIVPDDQLTNAIGRKGQNVKLAARLLGWKVDIFTETRYNEANAIGHGLEQVASVAEVSIEALLDAGFSSLDKLRQATDQELSDKLTISASRIADLRSAINFLAPVVESTPESSAVELGKVHSADETSGQDTADGNAYEDTQA
- a CDS encoding YlxR family protein; this translates as MVDGQNTAETVQGPVRMCIICRRRFAKAQLTRHVLTAQGILTIDANKTRPGRGWYLCSDAVCAARFAKFRPGTRRKGGKHV